From Arcticibacter tournemirensis, one genomic window encodes:
- the tig gene encoding trigger factor, which yields MNITQEKIDNLNSVVKVSIKPEDYRDRVEKAIKSQAKKAKLPGFRPGMVPPSHIKKMYGKSILVDEINNLLNDSLNNYITENKLDVLGQPLPKVDESKEFNWDYNDEFEFDYELGLAPEFELSFSEKDTLPYYQIKIDAETLESRVKNIRKSYGKMTNPEVSAEDDILYSELTQLSPDGSVFEGGISSTASVRLDLIKDEEIKKALIGLKKDDVTELDIQKAFANDAAQISKLLNIGEDDARDLQSKFRLTVKNVNRLEEADLDQEFFDKLFGKDAVKTEEEFKEKITAELESMVMQNADQKLNNDIIGFGLQKFNLELPDEFLKRWLKATNQNITEEELENGYSDFARNLRWTLIENKLMKENSLEVKYEDVFEAAKQRLDAQFRMYSPQALPEDQLAQYTVQFLQNKENANKVFEDVKTAKVLDYLKTVITLDKKEIEYNKFLELN from the coding sequence ATGAATATCACACAAGAGAAAATCGATAACCTAAACTCAGTAGTTAAAGTAAGTATCAAGCCAGAGGACTATCGCGACCGCGTTGAAAAAGCTATTAAGAGCCAGGCTAAGAAGGCAAAACTCCCAGGCTTCAGACCAGGTATGGTGCCTCCATCTCACATAAAAAAGATGTATGGCAAGAGTATACTTGTGGATGAGATAAATAATTTGTTGAACGATTCTCTTAACAATTATATCACAGAAAATAAGCTTGACGTCCTGGGCCAGCCACTTCCGAAAGTTGATGAAAGCAAGGAGTTTAACTGGGATTATAACGATGAATTCGAATTTGATTATGAACTTGGGCTTGCGCCTGAGTTTGAACTTAGTTTTTCAGAAAAAGATACCCTGCCTTATTATCAGATAAAAATCGATGCTGAGACACTTGAGTCACGCGTCAAAAACATCAGAAAGAGTTATGGCAAAATGACAAACCCTGAAGTTTCGGCAGAAGATGATATCCTTTATTCCGAATTAACGCAACTATCTCCGGATGGCTCTGTTTTTGAAGGCGGTATAAGCAGTACAGCTTCTGTCAGGCTCGACCTGATTAAAGATGAGGAAATAAAGAAGGCTTTAATAGGTCTTAAGAAAGACGATGTTACAGAATTGGATATTCAGAAAGCATTTGCTAATGATGCCGCTCAGATATCGAAATTGTTAAACATTGGTGAGGACGATGCGAGAGATCTGCAGTCTAAATTTAGGTTGACAGTAAAAAATGTGAACAGACTCGAAGAGGCTGATCTGGATCAGGAGTTCTTTGATAAATTATTTGGCAAAGACGCTGTAAAAACAGAAGAAGAGTTTAAAGAGAAAATCACGGCAGAGCTTGAGTCGATGGTAATGCAGAATGCTGACCAGAAACTTAATAATGATATTATAGGTTTTGGACTGCAGAAGTTTAATCTTGAACTTCCTGATGAGTTCCTTAAGCGTTGGCTGAAGGCGACTAATCAGAATATAACCGAGGAAGAACTCGAGAATGGCTATAGTGATTTTGCGCGTAATCTGAGATGGACGCTGATTGAAAATAAGCTGATGAAGGAAAATAGTCTTGAAGTAAAATACGAGGATGTTTTTGAAGCAGCGAAACAAAGGCTTGATGCTCAATTCAGAATGTATAGTCCTCAAGCTCTTCCTGAGGATCAGTTAGCACAGTACACGGTTCAGTTTTTACAGAATAAAGAAAACGCCAACAAGGTATTTGAAGATGTAAAAACGGCGAAGGTTCTTGATTATCTGAAAACTGTTATTACATTAGATAAGAAGGAAATAGAATATAACAAGTTTCTGGAACTGAATTAA
- the clpP gene encoding ATP-dependent Clp endopeptidase proteolytic subunit ClpP, which produces MNIDKNEFRKYAVKHHRIGSQHVDKFIAGVERSSLPMSMTPYIIEERQLNVAQMDVFSRLMMDRIIFLGDAIYDNNANIIQAQLLFLQSTDAKRDIQIYINSPGGSVYAGLGIYDTMQYISPDVATICTGMAASMAAVLLCAGAAGKRAALSHSRVMIHQPLGGVQGQASDIEITAREILKLKRELYEIISNHTGQEYQKVHDASDRDYWMIAGEAKEFGMIDEVLGENKGNNE; this is translated from the coding sequence ATGAATATTGATAAAAATGAATTTCGTAAATACGCGGTAAAGCACCACCGTATAGGTAGTCAGCATGTTGATAAGTTCATAGCAGGCGTGGAGAGAAGCTCTCTTCCAATGTCGATGACTCCCTATATTATCGAGGAACGTCAGTTGAACGTTGCTCAGATGGACGTTTTCTCTAGATTAATGATGGATCGCATCATTTTTCTGGGCGATGCGATTTATGATAATAATGCGAACATCATTCAGGCTCAGTTGTTGTTCCTTCAGTCGACTGATGCAAAACGCGATATCCAGATCTATATTAACTCTCCTGGAGGATCGGTATATGCAGGGTTGGGGATCTATGACACGATGCAATATATTTCGCCGGACGTAGCTACAATATGTACAGGAATGGCGGCTTCAATGGCTGCTGTGTTACTCTGTGCCGGCGCTGCGGGTAAACGTGCGGCTTTGTCTCATTCAAGAGTGATGATTCATCAGCCTCTCGGGGGCGTTCAGGGACAGGCTTCGGATATTGAAATAACTGCACGTGAAATATTGAAACTGAAGAGGGAGCTTTACGAAATTATTTCTAATCATACCGGTCAGGAATATCAGAAAGTTCACGATGCTTCAGACAGAGATTATTGGATGATTGCTGGTGAAGCTAAAGAATTCGGCATGATTGACGAGGTTCTTGGTGAAAACAAAGGAAACAATGAGTAA
- the clpX gene encoding ATP-dependent Clp protease ATP-binding subunit ClpX translates to MSKSSKDIKCSFCGAGKQDTLMLIAGLDAHICDKCVAQANQILAEELSTRKSKTSQSALTLMKPLEIKNHLDQYVIGQDDAKKVLSVAVYNHYKRLNQKIEKDEVEIEKSNIIMVGETGTGKTLLAKTIAKVLHVPFCICDATVLTEAGYVGEDVESILTRLLQAADYDVASAERGIVYIDEVDKIARKSDNPSITRDVSGEGVQQALLKILEGTIVNVPPQGGRKHPDQKMIAVNTNNILFICGGAFDGIEKKIANRLRTQTVGYKVKKEDVNIDLKNLYKYITPQDLRSFGLIPELIGRLPVITHLNPLDRTALLNILTEPKNSLIRQYKKLFEYEGIKLEYEKEVLEFIVDKAMEFKLGARGLRSICEGIMIDAMFEVPSEKQHEKELYITLDYALEKFAKSDIKKLKVA, encoded by the coding sequence ATGAGTAAAAGTTCGAAAGACATAAAATGTTCCTTTTGCGGAGCAGGTAAACAGGACACGCTGATGCTGATTGCTGGCCTTGACGCTCATATTTGCGACAAGTGTGTAGCGCAGGCAAATCAGATATTGGCCGAAGAGCTATCGACCCGCAAAAGTAAAACTTCGCAGTCTGCTTTAACCCTAATGAAGCCGCTTGAAATCAAGAATCACCTGGACCAGTACGTAATTGGTCAGGACGATGCTAAAAAGGTTTTGTCTGTAGCGGTATACAATCATTACAAAAGGTTGAATCAGAAGATTGAGAAGGATGAGGTGGAGATCGAGAAGTCGAACATCATCATGGTAGGAGAAACCGGAACTGGTAAAACATTGCTTGCAAAAACCATTGCAAAAGTACTTCATGTACCTTTCTGCATTTGCGACGCAACGGTTCTAACGGAAGCCGGTTATGTTGGAGAGGATGTCGAAAGTATCTTAACACGGCTTCTCCAGGCTGCCGATTATGACGTTGCTTCTGCTGAACGCGGAATCGTATATATAGACGAGGTTGACAAAATAGCCAGGAAGAGCGATAATCCTTCCATTACCCGTGATGTTTCAGGCGAAGGCGTACAACAGGCGCTACTCAAGATTCTTGAAGGCACGATAGTAAACGTCCCACCTCAAGGGGGAAGAAAACATCCCGATCAGAAGATGATTGCAGTAAACACGAATAATATATTGTTTATCTGTGGTGGTGCTTTTGACGGAATTGAAAAGAAGATTGCCAACCGGTTAAGAACACAAACGGTTGGATATAAAGTAAAGAAAGAGGATGTAAATATAGATTTAAAGAATCTGTATAAATATATTACTCCTCAGGACTTACGCTCATTCGGGTTAATTCCTGAATTGATCGGACGGCTTCCTGTGATTACACATCTCAATCCCTTAGACCGGACTGCTTTGCTGAATATTTTAACCGAGCCGAAAAATTCGTTAATAAGACAATATAAGAAGCTGTTTGAATATGAAGGTATAAAGCTTGAGTATGAAAAGGAAGTGCTTGAATTTATTGTCGATAAAGCGATGGAATTCAAGCTCGGTGCACGCGGACTGCGGTCTATCTGCGAGGGCATCATGATCGATGCTATGTTTGAAGTCCCTTCTGAGAAGCAGCATGAGAAGGAGCTATATATAACGCTCGATTACGCACTTGAGAAGTTCGCCAAGTCGGACATAAAAAAACTAAAAGTTGCATAG
- a CDS encoding AMP nucleosidase: MNEEKDVKKDADVLEKTPKVKEVESPVKKGLKTKEQIVSNWLPRYTGRPLSQFTDFIILTNFSKYLQLFSEWHNNAPIMGLDKPMQSVSAAGITIINFGMGSPLAATMMDLLSAISPKAVLFLGKCGGLKKKNNIGDLILPIAAIRGEGTSNDYLPAEVPALPAFALQKAISTTIRDHSRDYWTGTVYTTNRRVWEHDKEFKRYLKSLRAMAVDMETATVFTAGFANKIPTGALLLVSDQPMIPEGVKTAESDSKVTEKYVETHLRIGIDSLEQLINNGLTVKHLKF, from the coding sequence ATGAATGAAGAAAAAGATGTTAAAAAAGATGCTGATGTTTTAGAAAAGACACCAAAGGTAAAAGAAGTGGAAAGCCCTGTGAAAAAAGGGCTTAAAACCAAGGAGCAAATCGTATCTAACTGGCTTCCCCGGTATACGGGCAGACCGCTGAGTCAGTTCACTGACTTTATTATATTGACCAATTTTTCAAAATACCTTCAGCTTTTCTCTGAATGGCATAACAACGCTCCGATAATGGGTTTAGACAAGCCCATGCAAAGTGTGTCTGCAGCAGGTATCACTATTATAAATTTCGGAATGGGCAGTCCGCTTGCTGCCACGATGATGGACCTTTTGAGCGCCATCAGTCCCAAGGCGGTTCTCTTTTTAGGGAAGTGCGGAGGCTTAAAGAAAAAGAACAATATCGGGGATCTTATACTTCCGATAGCCGCTATCCGTGGTGAAGGTACATCTAATGATTATCTTCCTGCAGAAGTTCCGGCGCTTCCTGCTTTTGCCCTTCAAAAAGCAATCTCAACAACTATACGTGATCATTCCAGGGATTATTGGACAGGAACAGTTTATACCACGAACCGTCGGGTATGGGAGCACGATAAAGAATTTAAACGCTATCTTAAATCTTTAAGAGCTATGGCGGTAGATATGGAGACGGCCACAGTATTTACGGCTGGTTTTGCAAATAAGATACCAACTGGCGCACTATTGCTTGTTTCGGATCAGCCTATGATCCCTGAGGGTGTTAAAACTGCTGAAAGTGATTCGAAGGTGACAGAGAAATATGTAGAAACTCATTTGCGCATAGGCATAGATTCACTTGAGCAGTTAATCAATAACGGTCTGACCGTAAAACATCTTAAGTTTTAA
- a CDS encoding pyridoxal-phosphate dependent enzyme has protein sequence MWYNNILETIGNTPLVRLNKITKDVKATVLAKIETVNPGNSIKDRMALQMIEDAEREGLLKPGGTIIEGTSGNTGMGLAIAAVIKGYKCIFTTTDKQSKEKIDALRAFGAEVIVCPTNVEPEDPRSYYSVSSRLQKEVPNAWKANQYDNLSNSKANYEQTGPEIWEQTEGKITHLIVGVGTGGTISGAGRYLKEKNPDIKVWGIDTYGSVFKKYKETGIFDKDEIYPYITEGIGEDFLPQNVDFSVIDHFEKVTDKDAALMTREIARKEGIFAGNSTGASIAGLLQLKEHLKEGDLVVVIVHDHGTRYLAKMYNEDWLRERGFLKDEKLTAKSILSRRERQEIVTIDADKTVLEAINTIKTLNISQIPVTQHGKIAGKITESDILSSLLENPSMKSAGVQEVMTKPFPFVDLNTSIDKISLLINKENTAVLVEDELGRLEIITQFDIINAMAI, from the coding sequence ATGTGGTATAACAACATTTTAGAGACCATTGGAAATACGCCGCTAGTGCGACTGAATAAGATTACTAAGGATGTTAAAGCGACTGTTTTAGCAAAGATCGAAACGGTTAATCCGGGTAATTCTATCAAAGACAGGATGGCATTGCAGATGATCGAAGACGCTGAACGTGAGGGTCTGCTTAAACCAGGGGGGACGATCATCGAAGGGACATCTGGCAATACCGGTATGGGTTTGGCGATTGCTGCCGTGATAAAGGGTTATAAATGTATTTTTACTACTACAGATAAGCAATCTAAGGAAAAGATCGACGCTCTTCGGGCTTTTGGGGCCGAGGTAATAGTTTGTCCCACTAACGTCGAGCCTGAAGATCCAAGATCTTATTATTCGGTATCATCCAGATTGCAGAAAGAGGTTCCAAATGCGTGGAAAGCGAATCAGTATGATAATCTTTCAAATTCAAAAGCCAACTATGAGCAGACCGGACCAGAAATATGGGAACAGACCGAAGGAAAGATCACTCATCTGATCGTTGGAGTAGGTACGGGCGGGACTATTTCGGGAGCGGGAAGATATTTGAAAGAAAAGAACCCTGATATTAAAGTCTGGGGTATAGATACCTACGGATCAGTCTTCAAGAAGTATAAAGAGACCGGAATCTTTGACAAAGATGAAATATATCCTTATATCACAGAAGGCATAGGGGAAGATTTTTTGCCTCAGAACGTTGACTTTTCGGTTATTGATCACTTTGAGAAAGTAACTGATAAAGACGCCGCGTTGATGACCCGGGAAATTGCCAGGAAAGAGGGAATCTTTGCTGGGAACTCGACGGGAGCGTCGATTGCCGGGTTACTACAGCTGAAAGAGCACCTCAAAGAGGGTGATCTGGTGGTTGTAATCGTACATGATCATGGCACACGTTACCTGGCTAAAATGTATAATGAAGATTGGCTGAGGGAACGAGGGTTCCTTAAGGATGAGAAGCTTACTGCGAAGTCAATTCTTTCCAGGAGAGAGCGCCAGGAGATTGTTACAATCGACGCAGATAAAACAGTTCTCGAAGCAATTAACACAATAAAAACATTAAATATTTCACAGATCCCTGTCACGCAGCACGGCAAAATCGCAGGAAAGATTACGGAAAGCGACATTTTAAGCTCATTGCTTGAAAATCCTTCTATGAAGTCAGCTGGCGTACAGGAAGTCATGACGAAACCGTTTCCCTTTGTGGATCTTAATACCTCCATTGATAAGATATCACTGCTTATAAATAAAGAGAATACGGCAGTGCTCGTGGAAGATGAACTTGGGCGTCTTGAAATTATTACTCAGTTTGATATCATTAACGCAATGGCGATATAG
- the murA gene encoding UDP-N-acetylglucosamine 1-carboxyvinyltransferase, translating to MNAFEINGGKPLRGEIIPQGAKNEALQVISAVLLTEEQVIISNVPDIKDVNKLIELLGDLGVRVEHLKKDTYSFQAKDIDLDFFMSEQFKAKGGSLRGSIMIVGPLLARFGKASIPKPGGDKIGRRRLDTHFLGFEKLGAKFNYNSKTNFFNVDASHLKGAYILLDEASVTGTANVIMAAVLAKGITTIYNAACEPYIQQLCKMLNRMGAKISGIGSNLLNIEGVEKLGGTEHRLLPDMIEIGSFIGLAAMTGSEITIKDVHYNELGIIPDIFKRMGIRLKLRGDDIYIPSQPHYEIDTFIDGSILTVADAPWPGFTPDLLSIVLVVATQAKGNVMIHQKMFESRLFFVDKLIDMGAQIILCDPHRATVMGLDKQVQLRGIEMTSPDIRAGVSLLIAALSASGRSIIHNIEQIERGYQDIDIRLRALGADIKRINTMPKQH from the coding sequence ATGAACGCATTCGAAATTAACGGAGGAAAACCTCTGAGGGGAGAGATCATTCCTCAGGGAGCAAAAAATGAAGCCTTACAGGTAATTTCCGCTGTACTTTTAACAGAAGAACAGGTAATCATAAGCAATGTTCCTGATATAAAAGATGTCAATAAGCTGATAGAGCTTTTGGGAGATCTGGGCGTTCGTGTAGAGCACCTGAAAAAAGATACATACTCTTTTCAGGCTAAAGACATTGATCTCGACTTCTTCATGTCAGAGCAGTTTAAGGCTAAAGGCGGGAGTCTGCGGGGTTCAATTATGATAGTTGGTCCCCTTCTGGCACGTTTCGGCAAGGCTTCTATTCCAAAGCCCGGAGGTGATAAAATAGGAAGAAGAAGACTAGATACGCATTTTCTGGGATTCGAGAAACTCGGCGCTAAATTTAATTATAATTCAAAAACTAATTTTTTTAATGTCGACGCCAGTCATTTAAAGGGAGCTTACATACTTCTTGATGAAGCATCCGTTACCGGTACCGCCAACGTGATCATGGCGGCAGTTCTGGCAAAAGGGATCACTACGATTTACAACGCCGCCTGCGAACCTTACATTCAGCAGCTCTGTAAAATGTTAAATCGGATGGGCGCGAAAATATCAGGCATAGGCTCGAACCTGCTGAATATAGAAGGAGTTGAAAAGCTTGGGGGAACAGAACATAGATTACTTCCAGACATGATCGAGATAGGCTCCTTCATCGGACTGGCTGCAATGACAGGTTCTGAAATCACTATTAAGGATGTTCACTACAATGAATTAGGCATTATTCCCGACATATTCAAACGTATGGGAATACGTTTAAAACTGCGGGGCGACGATATCTATATTCCTTCGCAGCCGCATTACGAGATCGATACATTTATTGATGGGTCTATTCTAACAGTAGCCGATGCTCCTTGGCCTGGCTTTACCCCCGACCTGCTAAGTATAGTTCTGGTTGTAGCAACGCAGGCAAAAGGGAATGTCATGATCCATCAAAAAATGTTTGAGAGCCGACTGTTCTTCGTGGATAAACTCATCGACATGGGTGCTCAAATTATCCTTTGTGACCCTCATCGTGCTACTGTTATGGGACTCGACAAACAGGTGCAGCTTAGGGGAATAGAAATGACCTCTCCCGACATTCGTGCTGGTGTATCACTTCTTATTGCCGCACTCTCTGCCAGCGGCCGTTCGATCATCCACAATATCGAACAAATAGAAAGAGGATATCAGGATATAGATATACGGTTAAGGGCTTTAGGAGCCGATATAAAACGCATCAACACCATGCCGAAACAGCATTGA
- a CDS encoding DUF4290 domain-containing protein → MTFDYNTTRRKLILAEYGRNVQNMVAYICDLPTKEERNRHAQVVIDLMGFLNPHLRDVADFKHKLWDHLHIISDFKIDVDSPYPKPSPDAIHIKPEPLGYPQKRIRYKHYGKTVEILMQKAKTIDDPERKQLMVQSIANFMKMAYVTWNKDSVADETIINDLKELSNGELVLEDNVNLTKVEFRPNAPGLRQKNQQKSNNQNGKNRQNNRGQGNRPKSNGKRY, encoded by the coding sequence ATGACATTTGATTATAATACTACAAGGAGAAAACTAATCCTTGCTGAATATGGCAGAAACGTACAAAATATGGTTGCATACATCTGCGATCTGCCAACAAAAGAAGAAAGGAACCGTCACGCACAGGTTGTCATAGATCTTATGGGCTTTCTCAACCCTCATTTGCGTGATGTGGCCGATTTCAAACATAAATTATGGGATCATCTCCATATTATCTCTGATTTTAAGATTGATGTCGATTCTCCCTATCCCAAGCCTTCTCCTGATGCGATTCACATTAAGCCCGAACCCCTGGGATATCCACAGAAGCGTATAAGGTATAAGCATTATGGGAAGACCGTAGAGATACTGATGCAAAAGGCAAAGACCATAGACGATCCTGAGCGGAAACAGCTAATGGTTCAGTCTATTGCTAATTTCATGAAGATGGCCTACGTTACATGGAATAAAGATTCGGTTGCAGATGAAACCATTATCAACGATCTCAAAGAGTTATCAAACGGAGAATTGGTGCTTGAAGATAATGTAAACCTAACTAAGGTTGAATTCAGGCCAAATGCACCGGGCCTTCGCCAAAAAAATCAACAGAAAAGCAATAACCAGAACGGTAAAAACCGGCAAAACAATCGGGGCCAGGGAAACAGACCGAAAAGCAACGGAAAACGTTATTAA
- a CDS encoding ATP-dependent helicase, whose protein sequence is MEYLQGLNPSQKAAVLQIKGPVMIVAGAGSGKTRVITYRVAHLIKSGVDPFNILVLTFTNKAAKEMRERIMKVVGPEAKNIWMGTFHSVFAKILRVEAEKIGYPNNFTIYDTDDSKSLIRAILKEQQLDDKLYNANFVYNRISSAKNNLISAAEYQKNEHIQSEDFSSGRGKLGEIYQIYAQRCFKAGAMDFDDLLFKTNVLLREHPDVLYKYQNKFKYLMVDEYQDTNFSQYLIVKKLAAINENICVVGDDAQSIYAFRGANIQNILNFEKDYPDLKVFKLEQNYRSTQNIVNVANSIIANNKNQLKKNVFSENEMGDKIKVARAFSDNEEGKIIAESIMQERTVKGLKYHDFAILYRTNAQSRAMEEALRKLNVPYKIYGGLSFYQRKEIKDLIAYFRLTFNPNDEEALKRVINYPRRGIGDTTIERVVIAADKSNLTLWQVINEAASHLDPRSATAVGNFATLILSFQAITKTHSAYEAALHIAQHSGLLKDLYEDKSIEGLNRYENIQELLNGIKEFSEREDIAERGLDVFMQDVALLTNDDNDKNPDADTVSLMTIHSAKGLEFPHVYVVGLEENLFPSQMSLNSRSDLEEERRLFYVAITRAEKKLTLSYATSRYRWGTLTSCEPSRFIDEIDASYLELEFRQQAKSPDKNPFFNDERTAWSNNTPDTFSKPKPAVNQRTTSILPKAHVPTPDFAPSDTSGLQVGMEVEHERFGFGKVINIEGNKPDIKATIFFKELGQKQLLLKFAKLRIVT, encoded by the coding sequence TTGGAATATTTACAGGGATTAAATCCTTCACAAAAAGCGGCGGTATTACAAATCAAAGGGCCGGTAATGATTGTTGCCGGAGCGGGATCAGGAAAAACCCGTGTTATTACTTATAGAGTGGCACATCTTATTAAATCAGGAGTAGATCCTTTTAATATCCTTGTGCTTACTTTTACCAATAAGGCTGCAAAAGAAATGCGGGAGAGGATAATGAAAGTAGTCGGTCCCGAGGCAAAAAACATTTGGATGGGTACTTTCCACTCGGTTTTTGCAAAGATACTGCGTGTAGAAGCTGAAAAGATTGGCTACCCTAATAACTTCACCATTTACGACACCGACGACAGCAAGAGTCTTATCAGGGCAATCCTGAAAGAGCAGCAGCTTGACGATAAGCTTTATAATGCTAATTTCGTTTATAACCGAATTTCTTCTGCAAAAAACAACCTCATTTCAGCTGCCGAATACCAAAAAAACGAGCATATACAGTCAGAAGATTTTTCCTCTGGCAGAGGAAAACTGGGCGAAATTTATCAAATATATGCTCAGAGATGCTTCAAAGCCGGAGCTATGGATTTTGATGATCTTCTCTTCAAAACCAACGTTCTTTTAAGAGAGCATCCCGACGTGCTTTATAAGTATCAAAACAAGTTTAAATACCTGATGGTCGACGAGTATCAGGATACGAATTTTTCGCAGTATCTTATTGTAAAAAAACTCGCGGCTATTAACGAAAATATTTGTGTAGTGGGCGATGACGCTCAAAGTATCTATGCCTTTAGAGGAGCCAATATCCAGAATATTCTAAATTTCGAAAAAGATTATCCGGACCTTAAAGTATTTAAACTTGAGCAGAACTATCGTTCAACACAGAACATTGTTAATGTTGCCAATAGTATAATTGCCAACAACAAAAACCAGCTTAAAAAGAACGTCTTTTCGGAAAACGAAATGGGCGATAAAATAAAAGTCGCCAGGGCCTTCAGTGATAACGAAGAGGGCAAGATTATAGCGGAAAGCATCATGCAGGAACGGACCGTTAAGGGTCTCAAGTACCATGATTTTGCTATCCTTTATCGCACCAATGCGCAGTCGCGGGCGATGGAAGAGGCACTTCGGAAATTAAATGTCCCCTATAAGATCTATGGAGGACTATCATTCTATCAACGGAAGGAAATCAAGGATTTGATTGCGTATTTCAGGCTTACGTTTAACCCGAATGATGAAGAAGCGCTAAAGAGGGTGATAAACTATCCAAGAAGAGGAATTGGCGACACCACGATAGAACGAGTTGTAATAGCGGCCGATAAGAGTAACCTTACCCTATGGCAGGTTATTAATGAGGCGGCAAGCCACCTTGACCCGAGAAGCGCTACTGCCGTGGGCAACTTCGCAACCCTCATTCTGAGCTTCCAGGCAATTACAAAAACGCATTCAGCTTATGAAGCCGCTTTGCATATAGCGCAGCATTCAGGTCTTTTAAAAGACTTGTACGAGGATAAATCAATAGAAGGACTTAACCGTTATGAAAACATACAGGAACTTTTGAACGGGATCAAAGAATTTAGTGAAAGAGAGGACATTGCTGAACGAGGGCTGGATGTCTTTATGCAGGACGTAGCTCTTTTAACGAATGACGATAACGATAAAAACCCGGATGCAGACACGGTTTCGCTGATGACTATTCATTCCGCTAAAGGGCTAGAATTTCCGCATGTGTATGTCGTTGGGCTGGAGGAAAACTTATTCCCGTCGCAGATGTCGTTAAATTCCCGCTCGGATCTGGAGGAAGAAAGGCGTCTTTTTTATGTTGCTATTACCCGGGCAGAGAAAAAGCTGACACTCTCCTATGCAACGTCCCGCTATCGCTGGGGCACATTGACAAGCTGCGAACCGAGCCGCTTTATTGATGAAATTGATGCGAGTTATCTCGAGCTGGAGTTTCGGCAGCAGGCAAAATCGCCTGACAAAAATCCTTTCTTCAATGACGAGAGGACTGCCTGGAGCAATAACACTCCGGATACATTCTCAAAACCCAAGCCTGCTGTTAATCAACGAACAACATCGATATTACCTAAGGCGCATGTGCCTACTCCTGACTTTGCGCCTTCTGATACCTCCGGCTTGCAAGTAGGAATGGAAGTTGAACATGAGCGATTCGGCTTTGGTAAAGTAATAAATATTGAAGGCAACAAGCCCGATATTAAAGCAACTATATTTTTTAAAGAATTGGGACAGAAGCAACTTTTGCTTAAATTTGCAAAGCTGCGTATAGTTACGTAA